Proteins from a genomic interval of Candidatus Babela massiliensis:
- a CDS encoding ankyrin repeat domain-containing protein: MKKFSIPIFIILGLIQGSNFLFSMRKNESEEIKKQLPSLPNELWASILEKAIIHKMLSGDLIRKHLQEFAGIMGKFRGIEAANKYFEKLFYIATKDLDLVAIKDLGLSIDQFNAFIKDKKFKDDIKIKFDQIAKLDIQLFNLLNATNFLSGPTFSLGLPEMKQLIKNGANKSLLDLKLLSILNRGYYDKDYPDAAKIIEAGANPNLRSSQKGMTILMKGLDAGTINATLIKWFVENGVDINLQDNYGNTPLIKAAQSGKSNVVKFFITKKADIYHENREGDTALTISLRNFRPEIAKYLILKGAIKGKSQDYKNKTLRIATEKSQVFPDMNYKQVIDMLIKRGAKLDQ, encoded by the coding sequence ATGAAAAAATTTTCGATTCCTATATTTATTATTTTAGGATTAATACAAGGAAGTAATTTTTTGTTTAGTATGAGAAAAAATGAATCTGAAGAAATAAAAAAGCAACTACCAAGCTTGCCTAACGAACTTTGGGCTTCTATTTTAGAAAAAGCTATAATTCATAAAATGTTAAGTGGAGATTTGATAAGAAAACATTTACAAGAATTTGCAGGTATTATGGGTAAGTTTCGTGGTATAGAAGCTGCTAATAAATATTTTGAAAAATTGTTCTATATAGCTACAAAAGATTTAGATTTAGTTGCTATTAAAGATCTAGGTTTATCCATTGATCAATTTAACGCTTTTATTAAAGATAAAAAATTTAAAGATGATATTAAAATCAAATTTGATCAAATAGCCAAACTTGATATTCAGCTTTTTAATTTACTTAATGCTACTAATTTTTTAAGTGGACCTACGTTTTCACTTGGATTACCTGAGATGAAGCAATTGATAAAAAATGGAGCGAATAAATCTTTACTTGATTTAAAGCTATTAAGTATCTTGAATCGCGGTTATTATGATAAAGATTATCCAGATGCAGCTAAGATTATAGAGGCCGGGGCAAATCCTAACCTTCGGTCTTCTCAAAAGGGAATGACTATTTTAATGAAGGGTTTGGATGCTGGAACTATAAATGCCACGCTTATAAAATGGTTTGTTGAAAATGGAGTTGATATTAACCTTCAAGATAATTATGGCAATACACCTCTAATTAAAGCAGCTCAAAGCGGTAAATCTAATGTTGTGAAATTTTTTATTACAAAAAAAGCAGATATTTATCATGAGAACAGAGAGGGAGATACTGCCTTAACTATATCATTAAGGAATTTCCGCCCTGAAATTGCTAAATATTTGATTTTAAAAGGAGCTATTAAGGGTAAAAGTCAAGATTATAAAAACAAAACCTTACGTATAGCAACTGAAAAATCACAGGTATTTCCCGATATGAACTATAAACAAGTAATAGATATGTTAATAAAAAGAGGAGCAAAGCTTGATCAATAG
- a CDS encoding UDP-N-acetylmuramoyl-tripeptide--D-alanyl-D-alanine ligase: protein MHFDKEFFKLAIPEVEFLSLDVPKDWSITADSRQAKKGDIFVALKGTRHDGHDFLTEAINKDISGLIIDKSKKDILNKISPDILKKLFVAIVPNTKEALISLATHWRSLFDYPVIGITGSVGKTSTKEILNNILELANVPFISSVIYEDSPVSVSLNILRMRSYHKVAIIEMGISKRGEMSLLADIVRPTSACITSIGHSHMEGLGSIFDIANEKKDIFKHFKESNIGIVNGDQPILANISYNHPIIRFGSKTTNQVQARKIQANNLSTNFVLKLYKNRYKITLDTNHPGRVTNVLAATAISYLLNINSEFIVKGIQMPLVINSRFQQANLKYSKGLLIDDCYNATPESVKAALLAFEKFESKGQKIAVLGDMLELGVNSSFWHRQLGRFLRKAPSLNHVVLVGDLVGFARNTVPVGLSFEHVKNWQEAVNHIKSKLDREAVILVKGSRSVELNNLVNELKE, encoded by the coding sequence ATGCATTTTGATAAAGAATTTTTTAAATTGGCTATACCTGAGGTAGAATTTTTATCATTAGATGTACCTAAAGACTGGTCTATAACAGCAGATTCAAGACAAGCAAAAAAAGGAGATATTTTTGTTGCTTTAAAAGGTACAAGGCATGATGGACATGACTTTTTAACTGAAGCAATAAACAAGGATATTTCAGGTCTTATTATAGATAAAAGTAAAAAAGATATACTTAATAAAATTAGTCCTGATATACTCAAAAAACTTTTTGTTGCTATTGTTCCTAATACTAAAGAAGCATTAATATCTTTAGCGACTCATTGGAGATCTTTATTTGATTATCCTGTTATAGGTATTACTGGATCTGTAGGAAAAACTTCAACTAAAGAAATTTTAAATAATATTTTAGAACTAGCAAATGTTCCTTTTATCTCTTCTGTTATTTATGAAGATTCTCCTGTTAGTGTTAGCTTAAATATATTACGTATGAGATCTTATCATAAAGTAGCTATTATAGAAATGGGCATAAGTAAACGTGGCGAGATGTCTTTACTTGCAGATATAGTACGTCCGACAAGTGCTTGTATTACTTCAATAGGGCATAGTCATATGGAAGGACTTGGATCTATATTTGATATAGCAAATGAGAAGAAAGATATTTTTAAACATTTTAAAGAAAGCAATATCGGTATAGTTAATGGTGATCAACCAATTCTTGCCAATATATCTTATAATCATCCAATTATTAGATTTGGTTCTAAAACTACCAATCAAGTTCAGGCAAGAAAGATACAAGCTAATAATCTAAGTACTAATTTTGTTCTTAAACTTTATAAAAATCGATATAAAATTACTTTAGATACGAACCATCCAGGTAGAGTTACTAATGTACTTGCAGCAACTGCTATATCTTACTTACTTAATATTAATTCTGAATTTATAGTTAAAGGTATCCAAATGCCTTTAGTTATTAATAGTAGATTCCAGCAAGCTAATTTAAAATATTCTAAAGGTCTTTTAATCGATGATTGTTATAATGCAACTCCTGAAAGTGTAAAAGCTGCTTTACTAGCATTTGAAAAATTTGAATCTAAAGGTCAAAAGATTGCAGTTCTTGGAGATATGCTTGAATTAGGAGTGAATAGTTCTTTCTGGCATCGTCAATTAGGTAGGTTTCTAAGAAAAGCTCCATCTTTAAATCATGTAGTTTTAGTAGGTGATTTGGTAGGGTTTGCAAGAAATACGGTTCCTGTAGGGTTAAGCTTTGAACATGTAAAAAATTGGCAAGAGGCCGTAAATCATATTAAATCAAAACTTGATAGAGAAGCAGTTATATTAGTAAAAGGTTCAAGATCAGTTGAACTTAACAACTTGGTAAATGAGCTTAAAGAGTAA
- the rsmH gene encoding 16S rRNA (cytosine(1402)-N(4))-methyltransferase RsmH produces MENNNLYHKSVLVNEVLEYLKPTANKIYVDATFGAGGHTRAILESDPTVQVIAFDWDKNAIEINGPAFQEIYGDRVHLMWSNFSNITNMLKTIGIKQVDGILADFGTSQYQIKQSAGFSFNVDTPLDMRMSPGHFRITAYDIINKASEKELTDIFYKYGQDSNSKKIAKAIIEIRKTEKIRTTKDLAQLIESIVPRQGSKIHPATRVFQALRIVINDELNNIRSLLSQSINLLKESSPIVCISFHSLEDSMVKQFFRDHGDVFNVLTKHVVTASDEELKNNPSSRSAKLRAAEKK; encoded by the coding sequence ATGGAAAATAATAATTTATATCATAAATCAGTTTTGGTTAATGAGGTACTTGAGTACCTCAAGCCAACTGCAAATAAAATTTATGTAGATGCTACCTTTGGTGCGGGTGGTCATACTAGAGCAATTCTAGAATCAGATCCGACTGTTCAAGTAATAGCTTTTGATTGGGACAAAAATGCTATAGAAATTAATGGACCTGCATTTCAAGAAATTTATGGAGATAGAGTCCATTTAATGTGGAGTAATTTTAGTAATATTACTAATATGTTAAAAACTATTGGAATCAAGCAAGTTGATGGAATACTTGCAGATTTTGGCACTTCACAATATCAAATTAAACAAAGTGCCGGATTTTCTTTTAATGTTGATACTCCTCTTGACATGAGAATGAGTCCAGGACATTTTAGAATAACTGCATACGATATAATTAACAAAGCAAGTGAAAAAGAATTAACTGATATTTTTTATAAGTATGGTCAAGATAGTAATTCTAAAAAAATAGCAAAAGCCATTATAGAGATAAGAAAGACAGAAAAGATAAGAACAACTAAAGATCTTGCTCAATTAATTGAATCTATAGTACCACGTCAAGGTTCCAAAATTCATCCAGCTACTCGAGTATTTCAGGCTCTTAGAATAGTAATTAATGATGAACTTAATAATATTAGATCATTATTATCTCAATCTATTAATTTACTTAAAGAAAGTTCTCCTATTGTTTGTATAAGCTTTCATTCTTTAGAAGATAGTATGGTTAAACAGTTCTTTAGAGATCATGGCGATGTTTTTAATGTTTTAACTAAGCATGTAGTAACAGCCAGTGATGAAGAGCTTAAAAATAATCCTTCTTCTCGCTCTGCTAAATTAAGAGCAGCAGAAAAAAAATAA
- the spoVG gene encoding septation regulator SpoVG, translating to MKITEVKVYPSREGGRLKAYATIVFENSFIVRDLKVIEGHKGLFVSMPSRRRKDGSFRDIVHPLNSETRKMIEDMIIQEYERAQSSGDFASLKEDNQ from the coding sequence ATGAAAATTACGGAAGTAAAAGTATATCCATCAAGAGAGGGTGGAAGACTTAAAGCTTATGCAACTATAGTCTTTGAAAATTCTTTTATTGTCAGAGACTTGAAAGTTATTGAAGGCCACAAGGGTTTATTTGTTTCGATGCCATCTCGTAGACGTAAGGATGGATCATTTAGAGATATAGTTCATCCTTTAAATTCAGAAACTAGAAAAATGATTGAAGATATGATCATTCAAGAATATGAAAGAGCTCAATCTTCAGGTGATTTTGCTTCTTTAAAAGAAGACAATCAATAA
- a CDS encoding ankyrin repeat domain-containing protein, translating into MNKLKYLYIISLSILFLNNNIISMTRAKVNQDYNEQYSMLYHLPQELVVYIIELKSRNYINNWDDIFTFDEKILKEKIEEMKELRSTSIRLYCLFYESLTILKNLKQKKFLELFDLLRRQSQDEYKNFSSDQLNQKLIKILNKNQVTEEDLKTSVKLILSGADVNTKNHEGHTALIITATYGHKMIAEVLIQAKANVNIENNQNSNALMLASYAGHEAIVKLLLTNKADINTKDLHGDTALMYASYNNHKQVGEILIQANAEINANNNEGFTALMMASQNGHKDIVELLLINKANVNNKSIEGYTALMLASQNGHKNIVTLLLLNKVDVNAKSNCGATALMSAIINNHIEIVVLLLANNADVNIKSNGGYTALSLAKSGGNEDIIQLLLYAGARDSFFSCSLW; encoded by the coding sequence ATGAATAAACTGAAATATTTATATATAATATCATTATCAATTCTATTTCTAAATAATAACATAATCTCTATGACCCGAGCTAAAGTTAACCAAGATTATAATGAACAATATTCAATGTTATACCATTTACCACAAGAACTTGTAGTTTATATTATTGAGTTAAAAAGTAGAAATTATATTAATAATTGGGACGATATTTTTACTTTTGATGAAAAGATTCTTAAAGAGAAAATAGAAGAAATGAAAGAATTACGTTCAACTTCTATTAGATTATATTGCCTATTTTATGAATCTTTAACAATATTAAAAAATTTAAAACAAAAGAAGTTTTTAGAATTATTTGACTTATTGAGAAGGCAATCTCAAGATGAATATAAAAATTTTTCCTCTGATCAACTTAATCAAAAGTTAATTAAAATATTAAATAAAAATCAAGTAACTGAAGAAGATTTAAAAACATCAGTTAAATTAATATTATCTGGCGCTGATGTTAATACTAAAAACCACGAGGGTCATACTGCTTTAATAATAACCGCTACATATGGACATAAAATGATAGCTGAAGTTCTTATTCAAGCTAAGGCTAATGTAAATATTGAAAATAACCAAAATAGTAATGCTTTAATGCTTGCTTCTTACGCTGGTCATGAAGCGATAGTAAAATTGCTTTTAACAAACAAAGCTGATATTAACACTAAAGATCTACATGGTGATACTGCTTTAATGTATGCTTCATATAATAATCATAAACAAGTAGGTGAAATTCTTATTCAAGCTAATGCTGAGATTAATGCTAACAATAATGAAGGATTTACCGCTTTAATGATGGCTTCTCAAAATGGTCATAAAGATATAGTTGAATTACTTTTAATTAATAAAGCTAACGTTAATAATAAAAGTATAGAGGGCTATACTGCCCTAATGCTTGCTTCTCAAAATGGTCATAAAAATATAGTAACCTTACTTTTACTTAATAAAGTTGATGTTAATGCTAAAAGCAACTGCGGCGCTACTGCTCTGATGAGTGCTATTATAAATAATCATATAGAAATAGTTGTACTACTTTTGGCGAATAATGCTGATGTTAATATCAAAAGCAACGGTGGATATACAGCTTTAAGCCTAGCCAAATCTGGAGGGAACGAAGATATAATTCAGTTATTATTATATGCAGGAGCTCGTGATAGTTTTTTCTCTTGTTCGCTGTGGTAA
- a CDS encoding ankyrin repeat domain-containing protein yields the protein MNKLKYLYIISLSILFLNNNMISMEKTADEQNEQSLILCLPDELIACIIEQYAKEYIKNWNDIFYFNQADFRKIRLICRIFNRCYEEKRLIPLIQDLKQKRFLELFVILKDQSQKEYKDLYSNTLNLNQKLIKILNKDGGFITRGISKDDLKTAIKLILADADANARDKHGYTILMKASETGSQEIVKILIQVGAKVNTKDYVLSYTPLNFASRNGHKVIVKMLIQAYANANATDKHGYTALIHASKSGHKEIVKTLISSDADVNTKDTCGHTALMHASKYGHKEIVEILTKADADVNAISNIGYTALRLASENNHEEITKILIQAGAISMLIPETEF from the coding sequence ATGAATAAACTGAAATACTTATATATAATATCGTTATCAATTCTTTTTCTCAATAATAACATGATCTCTATGGAAAAAACTGCAGATGAGCAAAATGAACAATCACTAATATTATGTCTTCCTGATGAACTTATAGCGTGCATTATTGAACAATATGCTAAAGAATATATCAAAAATTGGAATGATATTTTTTATTTTAATCAAGCAGATTTTAGAAAAATACGCTTAATTTGTCGCATATTTAATAGATGTTATGAAGAAAAACGACTAATACCCTTAATACAAGATTTAAAACAAAAAAGGTTCTTGGAATTGTTTGTTATATTAAAAGATCAATCTCAAAAAGAATATAAAGATTTATATAGCAATACACTTAATCTTAATCAAAAGTTAATCAAAATCCTAAATAAAGATGGAGGTTTCATTACAAGAGGAATATCTAAAGATGATTTAAAAACAGCAATTAAGTTAATATTAGCAGATGCTGATGCTAATGCTAGAGATAAACATGGCTATACTATTTTAATGAAAGCTTCTGAAACCGGATCTCAAGAGATCGTAAAAATACTTATCCAAGTCGGTGCTAAGGTTAATACTAAAGATTATGTATTGAGCTATACTCCTTTAAACTTCGCTTCTCGAAATGGTCATAAAGTAATAGTAAAAATGCTTATTCAAGCATATGCTAATGCTAATGCTACCGATAAACATGGCTATACTGCTTTAATACATGCTTCTAAAAGCGGTCATAAAGAGATAGTTAAAACACTAATTTCATCAGATGCTGACGTTAATACTAAAGATACCTGCGGTCATACTGCTTTAATGCACGCTTCTAAGTATGGTCATAAAGAGATAGTAGAAATATTAACAAAAGCTGACGCTGATGTTAACGCTATATCCAATATAGGTTATACTGCTTTAAGACTGGCTTCTGAAAATAATCATGAAGAGATAACTAAAATACTAATTCAAGCGGGTGCGATTTCTATGTTAATACCAGAAACAGAGTTCTAA
- a CDS encoding Maf family protein: MLSKNKIYLASKSISRQDLLKESHISFTVLDYDIQELEINPNISLEENVKKIALSKIEQVSFESGYEGEIRFVLTADTLGQDRNKTFLGKPKDYDHAVSMLKNTHQQINICTTAFCVDKRIYTTNQWVVLKREIRSISSEYIFHVPDQYIDFYIKNSNALKASGAITIEGIGMQFLKYINGSYSAVLGLPLFQLREVLESLGFF, translated from the coding sequence ATGTTATCAAAAAACAAAATATATTTAGCATCTAAGTCTATTTCTAGACAGGATTTATTAAAAGAAAGTCATATATCCTTTACAGTTTTAGATTATGATATTCAAGAACTAGAAATTAACCCAAATATTTCACTTGAAGAAAATGTAAAAAAAATAGCGCTTTCTAAAATTGAGCAAGTTTCTTTTGAAAGTGGTTATGAAGGTGAAATTAGATTTGTTTTAACTGCAGATACTTTAGGTCAAGATCGTAATAAAACTTTTTTAGGTAAGCCTAAAGATTATGATCATGCGGTTTCAATGCTAAAAAATACTCATCAGCAGATTAATATTTGTACTACAGCTTTTTGTGTTGACAAAAGAATTTATACAACTAATCAATGGGTAGTATTAAAAAGAGAAATAAGATCTATAAGCTCAGAATATATTTTCCATGTACCTGATCAATATATAGATTTTTACATCAAAAACAGTAATGCTTTAAAAGCATCAGGTGCTATTACTATAGAAGGTATTGGAATGCAATTTCTAAAGTATATAAACGGATCTTATTCAGCAGTACTAGGGTTGCCACTATTTCAATTAAGAGAAGTCTTAGAGTCTTTAGGATTTTTTTAA
- the pssA gene encoding CDP-diacylglycerol--serine O-phosphatidyltransferase has translation MLVRLRAIKNIKSNRNRYRRSVPCLFTFLNAIFGFLSILKSFEGNYRLSALFIILAALMDMLDGKIARALNSSSGFGMELDSLSDAISFCLAPTILLYCWLPKNNLMFITLSILSFYLCSGISRLAKFNTKTMPKTKNYEFIGLPTTAAALLIVTFVLSCNNLLLNTMLKKFFILGLVSIISLLMISNLKFSSIKNFKIFKVYTLFIFLLGIILTYYFGYILLFLGFLLYVVYNIKKNILILKKS, from the coding sequence ATGTTAGTTAGATTAAGAGCTATAAAAAATATTAAAAGCAATAGAAATAGATATAGAAGATCTGTTCCATGTTTGTTTACTTTTTTAAACGCAATATTTGGATTTTTATCTATATTAAAATCTTTTGAAGGAAACTATAGATTATCAGCTTTATTTATAATACTTGCTGCTTTAATGGATATGTTAGATGGTAAAATAGCACGTGCTTTAAACTCATCAAGCGGTTTTGGCATGGAACTAGATTCTTTAAGTGATGCTATATCTTTTTGTCTAGCTCCTACTATATTACTTTATTGTTGGTTACCAAAAAATAATCTAATGTTTATTACATTAAGTATACTTTCTTTTTACCTTTGTAGCGGAATATCAAGACTTGCTAAATTTAATACCAAAACTATGCCAAAAACTAAAAATTATGAATTTATAGGACTACCAACTACAGCAGCTGCATTATTAATAGTAACATTTGTATTATCTTGTAATAATTTATTACTTAATACTATGCTAAAGAAATTTTTTATCTTGGGTCTAGTTTCTATAATAAGTTTACTTATGATCTCTAATTTAAAATTTAGCTCAATAAAAAATTTTAAAATTTTTAAAGTATATACTCTATTTATCTTCTTATTAGGCATAATATTAACTTACTATTTTGGATATATATTACTATTTTTAGGCTTTTTATTATACGTAGTATATAATATCAAAAAAAATATTTTAATCTTAAAAAAATCCTAA
- a CDS encoding phosphatidylserine decarboxylase family protein, which produces MIKNIKQNLLWQEGKTILIKIAVLIAIAFLIKSTVFSIFCLIVIWFSFYFFRNPDRLLSEIDQLDIISPSDGKVIDIAYNLDNSEYAQKISIFLSPLDVHVNWIPIDGEIEKVEYKSGTFAFAFTPKSSELNERNDIVIKDSKSRKVLVRQIAGTIARKIVCWVKNKEQVKLGQKYGMIKFGSRVEIFLPKNVEIKVKLSDRVIGGKTIIGKWPC; this is translated from the coding sequence ATGATAAAAAATATAAAACAAAATTTACTCTGGCAAGAAGGCAAAACTATCCTTATTAAAATAGCAGTATTAATAGCAATAGCATTTTTAATAAAATCTACCGTATTTAGCATATTTTGCTTAATAGTTATATGGTTTAGTTTTTACTTTTTTAGAAATCCAGATAGATTATTATCGGAAATAGATCAATTAGATATCATCTCTCCTTCTGATGGTAAAGTTATTGATATTGCTTATAACCTTGATAATTCTGAATATGCTCAAAAAATATCGATATTTTTATCTCCACTTGATGTACATGTTAATTGGATACCAATTGACGGAGAAATAGAAAAAGTAGAATATAAAAGTGGAACCTTTGCTTTTGCATTTACACCCAAAAGCTCTGAACTTAATGAAAGAAATGATATCGTAATAAAAGATAGTAAATCAAGAAAAGTATTAGTAAGACAAATAGCAGGTACTATTGCTCGAAAAATAGTGTGTTGGGTCAAGAATAAAGAACAAGTAAAATTAGGCCAAAAGTACGGTATGATAAAGTTCGGTTCGCGAGTAGAGATATTTTTACCAAAAAATGTCGAAATTAAAGTAAAACTTTCCGATCGGGTAATTGGTGGGAAAACTATAATAGGAAAATGGCCATGTTAG
- a CDS encoding TlyA family RNA methyltransferase: MNEKKRLDILIKERYKNFSKNQIQNFIIQGKIKIDNKIITKPGSFVPVNANIQADIEEPKYVSRAGFKLEKALNYFSINVNDKVILDAGLSTGGFTDCLIQRGAKKVYGVDVGSNQVHEKIRSYSNVIILEKTNLRYLVTLDEKVDIVTLDLSFISILKVIDAVKNLMKDNAELITLIKPQFETDKDQIPSNGVIKDPELHKKIVEHVVKEIKEKNFKLIGLTESPIEGSSGNKEFLAYFIRC, translated from the coding sequence ATGAATGAAAAAAAACGACTTGATATATTAATTAAAGAAAGATATAAAAATTTTAGCAAAAACCAAATACAAAACTTTATTATTCAGGGCAAAATCAAAATAGACAATAAAATTATTACAAAACCTGGCTCTTTTGTTCCAGTAAACGCCAATATTCAAGCAGATATCGAAGAACCCAAATATGTATCTAGAGCAGGATTTAAGCTAGAGAAAGCTTTGAATTACTTCTCGATAAATGTTAATGATAAAGTTATACTAGATGCAGGTCTATCAACCGGAGGTTTTACAGATTGCTTAATACAAAGAGGAGCAAAAAAAGTTTATGGTGTAGATGTTGGCTCTAATCAAGTACATGAAAAAATAAGATCTTATTCAAACGTTATAATACTTGAAAAAACCAATTTAAGATACTTAGTAACTTTAGATGAGAAAGTAGATATAGTAACGTTAGATTTATCTTTTATTTCTATACTTAAAGTTATAGATGCTGTCAAAAACTTAATGAAAGATAACGCAGAACTAATTACTTTAATAAAGCCCCAATTTGAAACCGATAAAGACCAAATTCCATCAAACGGAGTCATTAAAGATCCTGAACTGCATAAAAAAATAGTTGAACATGTCGTTAAAGAAATAAAAGAGAAAAATTTTAAGCTCATAGGTCTTACCGAATCTCCTATAGAAGGGTCAAGTGGCAATAAAGAATTCCTTGCTTATTTTATCAGATGCTAA
- a CDS encoding ankyrin repeat domain-containing protein, with the protein MNHLKHLYVIILPIILTGNIMAMESTEQIERDFQYGESLLSQFSNELLIYIIEQGYREDILNWNDIFKEPKINLGKMQGLAATSKAWRALYIQTFNDLNILKIQRLQKLEEQIKEEYKNFSTDQLNQKLSKILEVDSKISEEDLKLAVRLIIAGADVNFTDRCGFTVLTWASGYGYKEIVAILIKLGANVNGTNKCEKTALTWASSNGHKEILELLIKAGADVNIPDQFGYTALMHACQKGCRDIVEILIEKDASINVINFLGETAISIAKKHGCEDIVKLLQALVKNDNDLSCLLS; encoded by the coding sequence ATGAATCATTTGAAACATTTATATGTAATAATACTGCCAATAATATTGACAGGTAATATTATGGCAATGGAAAGCACTGAACAAATAGAGAGAGATTTTCAATATGGAGAATCACTATTATCACAGTTTTCTAATGAACTTCTAATTTATATTATTGAACAAGGTTATAGAGAAGATATTCTTAATTGGAATGATATATTTAAAGAACCTAAAATTAATCTTGGTAAAATGCAAGGTTTAGCTGCAACTTCTAAAGCATGGCGTGCTCTTTATATTCAAACTTTTAATGATCTTAATATTCTTAAAATACAAAGACTTCAAAAGTTAGAAGAACAAATTAAAGAAGAATATAAAAATTTTTCTACTGATCAACTTAATCAAAAGTTAAGTAAAATACTTGAAGTAGATTCAAAAATATCTGAAGAAGATTTAAAGTTAGCAGTTAGGTTAATAATAGCAGGTGCTGATGTTAATTTTACAGATAGATGTGGATTTACAGTTTTAACATGGGCATCTGGTTATGGATATAAAGAAATAGTAGCAATATTAATAAAATTAGGTGCTAATGTTAATGGTACAAATAAATGTGAAAAGACAGCTTTAACATGGGCATCTTCTAATGGACATAAAGAAATATTAGAATTACTAATAAAAGCAGGTGCAGATGTTAATATACCAGATCAGTTTGGGTATACAGCCTTAATGCATGCTTGCCAAAAAGGTTGTAGAGATATAGTAGAAATACTGATTGAAAAAGATGCTAGCATTAACGTTATAAATTTTCTTGGTGAGACAGCTATAAGTATTGCAAAAAAACATGGTTGCGAGGATATAGTTAAATTGCTACAAGCTTTAGTTAAAAATGATAATGATTTAAGTTGTTTGCTCTCTTAA
- a CDS encoding ankyrin repeat domain-containing protein, which translates to MKNIKYISLILLGFLFSEILAMQKVVVNKSCDMLEQPDEILLLCLRMFIDSRIDRYKDIFEFYNDKYNLSQDLKSISLTCSRLNRLVQDRLLKDILQRTVKERYNELYQVLRKQVKEEYSNKKTKFLNRKMNNILRKKVITYQDLKECIKIVFCGVDINKKYNHGYTLLRIAASNGHKGIVQFCIDLGANVNIEDHCGINSLISTLNYLSAIDSRVIRCRKNIRRDLLDIILIFINNPNVNLDYVFYNFRLGLTNLRTVALNKGYHEIVESIDNRNHIFKSKKLIKIL; encoded by the coding sequence ATGAAAAATATAAAATATATCAGTTTAATTTTATTGGGCTTTTTATTTAGTGAAATTTTAGCTATGCAAAAAGTTGTGGTTAATAAATCATGTGATATGCTAGAGCAACCTGATGAAATATTACTTCTATGCTTAAGAATGTTCATTGATTCCAGGATAGATAGATATAAAGATATATTTGAATTTTATAATGATAAATATAATTTGTCTCAAGACTTAAAAAGTATAAGTTTAACTTGTAGTAGATTAAATAGACTAGTTCAAGATAGGTTATTAAAAGATATTTTACAAAGAACTGTTAAAGAAAGATATAACGAACTTTATCAAGTCTTAAGGAAACAAGTAAAAGAAGAGTATAGCAATAAAAAGACAAAATTTCTTAATAGAAAAATGAACAATATTTTAAGGAAAAAAGTTATAACTTATCAAGATCTAAAAGAATGTATTAAAATAGTATTTTGCGGAGTAGATATTAATAAGAAGTATAATCATGGGTATACATTATTAAGAATTGCAGCTTCTAATGGACATAAGGGGATAGTTCAATTTTGTATAGATTTAGGTGCTAATGTTAATATTGAAGATCATTGTGGGATTAATTCTTTGATTAGCACTTTGAATTATCTTTCTGCTATTGATTCAAGAGTTATAAGATGTCGCAAAAATATACGCAGAGATTTATTAGATATAATATTAATATTTATTAACAATCCTAATGTTAATTTAGATTATGTTTTTTATAACTTTAGATTGGGTTTGACTAATTTAAGAACTGTTGCTTTAAATAAAGGTTATCATGAAATAGTTGAATCAATCGATAATAGAAATCATATTTTCAAAAGTAAAAAATTGATCAAGATATTATGA